Genomic window (Croceicoccus sp. Ery15):
GGCGGGCGGCGGCCCGGACATCGTCGGCATTGAACGGCAGTGCGGCTTGCGCCGTGTTGGCGGTATCGGTCTGAAGATCGGACATAGGGCAAAGCCCCTATCGGATATGGCGCGACTTGCAAATGCGGTTTAGACCCCGTCGCCATGACTGCACCCGCTATGTCCGCGAAACGCCTGTTCGCAACCGTCACCGCCCTTATTACCGCCACCCTGCCCGCCGCCGCGCTGGCCGATACTCTGATCGAGAATGTGGACGGCATCCGTGTCGAGCGTGACGGCACGGTCGAACGCTTTACCGCCATGCTGATCGACGACGACGGCAGGGTCGCGAAGCTTTATCAACGGCGCGACAAGCTGCCCAAGGAAGTCGATTACAAGCTCGACGGCGACGGGCGGGTCCTGATTCCGTCTTTTATCGATTCGCACCTGCACCTGACCGATACGGGGCTGGCGGCGATGATTCTCGACCTGTCAGACACCGCATCTTTGGCCGAGGCGCAGGAGAAAATCGCAGATTATGCCGCCCGCTATCCCAATCGCGGCTGGATCATCGGGCGCGGCTGGAATCAGGAGAAATGGGGACTTGGCCGCTTTCCCACGGCCAGCGATCTGGACGCGGCCGTCAGCGACCGGCCCGTCTGGCTGATGCGCGCCGACGGCCATGCGGGCTGGGCGAACAGCGCGGCCATGGCAGCGGCAGGGGTCACCGCAAAGACTGTCGATCCCGAAGGCGGGCGGATCATCCGCGATGCCGCCAAGGCACCATCGGGCGTGTTCGTCGATAATGCAATGGGCGCGATCGCCGCACTCGTCCCCGAACCGCGCCCCGAAGAGCGCGACATTGCGCTGGACAAGGCACAGCAATTGCTGCTCGCCCACGGGATTACCGCTGTGGCGGACATGGGAACCACGATCGACGACTGGCAGGCCTTGCGCCGGTCGGGCGATGCGGGGCGGCTGCGCATCCGCGTGATGGGCTATGCCGGCGGGATTGAGCAGATGGTGACGATCGCGGGCGCCGAACCGACGCCGTGGCTCTATGGCGACCGGCTCTTTCTGGGCGGGGTGAAGCTTTACCTCGACGGCGCATTGGGATCGCGCGGCGCATGGCTGCTGGCCGATTATGCCGATGCGCCGGGCGAACGCGGGCTGCCGCTGAAAAACGGCACCCAATTGCGCAATATGATGAGCCGCGCTGCCATGGCCGGTTTCCAGCCCGCCGTGCATGCCATCGGCGATGCGGCGAATCGCGAAGTGCTCGATTCGATCCTCGAACTCAACGAAACCTATACCGGCGACCGGCGCTGGCGGGTCGAACATGCGCAGATCGTCGATCCGATTGACCTGCCCCGATTCGCGCAGCTGGGCGCAGTGGCATCGGTACAGCCGGTGCACCAGACATCGGACCGCCAGATGGCGGAGGCGCGGCTGGGGCCAGACAGGCTGCAAGGTGCCTATGCGTGGCGAACGCTGATCGACAGCGGCGGCGCCGTGGCATTCGGCTCCGATTCGCCGGTCGAGCCGGTTGATGTCTGGGCCGGAATCGCCGCTGCGGTTACGCGGCAGGACGCAGATAGCCAACCGTTCGGCGGATGGATGCCGCAGGAACGGATCAGCCGCGAACAGGCATTGGCGGGTTTCACATCGGGCGCGGCATGGGCTGGCAAGGCCGACGGCCGCTTCGGTTCTCTGGCCCCCGGCGAATGGGCCGATTTCCTGTTTATCAGCGCCGATCCGCTGCTGGCGGCAGAGGGTGAATTACGCACCATCGCGGTCGAGGAAACATGGATCGCCGGCCGCCGGGCCTATCGCCGGGACTGACGGAAACACTATCAAAGGTTGTTGCGCAAATGCGGCAATCGTGTGCTGCAGAGCAAAAAAATGATGCTTCACATGCGTTTGAACCGATTAATGGCGTTGACACAGAGGGCTTTAAACGTATTTTCGGGCTCGAAATCCGGAAGGTTCGCCATGTCAGCGCATTAGCGTTTGGTTTGCCGTGCTGGAGGGTGTCATGAATTCGTCGCTTGGGGGACATAGCTACGAATCGTGATTGAAGATTCGGTCCGGGGCAGGTTTACGCCCGCTCGGATTCGAAATGAATTGAGCGAACAAGGAGATAAACTTATGATCCTCCGTAAGATGGCCACTGCCGCAACTGCGCTGGCTCTCGTATCGGCACCGATCGCTGCTTCGGCTGCGCAAGGTGAACAGCGCGCTGCTGCTCCGGCTGAAGAAGCCAGCGAAATGGGCGGCTCGCCGATCCTGGCCGTGCTGGCTGCCGTTCTCGTCGGGGTCGGCATCTACATCGCCGTCGATGGCGATGATGACGATCCGATCAGCCTCTGATCTCTCGTCAGAGGCAAGATACAAAAGGGCGGGGCTTCGGCTCCGCCCTTTTCGTTTGTGCGTTTCAATTGTTCGGGCACGCTTGGCAAATCGGGAAAAAACTGGCGGATCGCCGGTTAGCTTGAAGGCCTGAACAGACCGGCCTGCGATCAGGCCTCGGCGCTCTCGCCTTTCGGCGCATCCGCTGCCTTGGCCGCCTCGCGCGCCTGACGGCGTTCGGTGATTCGCATCAGGAACAGCGACCCTTCGAACAGCAGATAGAGCGGCAGTGCCAGCACCAGCTGCGACCCTGGATCGGGCGGAGTGATGATCGCGGCCAGCGCCACAATGCCGACAATCACATAGCGCCGCGCCTTGGCCAGCGAAGCACGGCTGACGATACCCGCACGATTGAGCAGCATCAGCAGCACGGGCAGCAAAAAGCTGATCCCGAAGGCCAGAATGAACTGCATCACCAGCGCCAGATAATCGCCCGTGCCTGGCAAAGCCTCTATCTGCAGGCCGCCCGCATCGCCCTGAAAGCCGATAAACCAGCGGAAGGCATTGGGCATGACCACGAAATAGGCGAGCGCGGCTCCGGCGGAAAACAGGATCGGCGTGGCGAACAGAAAGGGCAGGAACGCCTTTTTCTCTTTCGCATAAAGCCCCGGTGCGACGAATTGCCACAGCTGGTTGGCGATGATCGGAAACGACAGGAAAAAGGCCGCGAAGACCGCCACTTTCAGCTCGACGAAAAACGCTTCGTAAAGCTTGGTATAGATCAGCCGGCCCTGCCCGTCGGGAAACGCCTGCGTCAGCGGGCGGACGAGGATGGCGAAAATATCGTCGGCAAAGGGCAGGCAAATCGCAAAAGCCACCACCAGCGTCAAAAGACAGCGCAGCAGCCGGTTGCGCAATTCGATCAGATGATCGAGCAGCGGCGATTCGGTTTCGTCCAGATCGGAAATGCGAAACACGGGCTTCACCGGTCAGCCCCGTTGTTGGCGGGCTTGGCGGCCTCTGCGCCGGAGATGGTTCCATCGACCGGCGCAGCAGGTTCCGCCACCGGTTCCATCTGCGGATCGGCGGGCGCTTGCTCCGCTCCCTCTACCTCCGGTTCGGGCAGAGCGGGTGCTTCTCCGTCATGCGCGGGGCGCACCGCCTCGGGGTGCTTGGCCATGATCTCGGCGTTGCGCTTGTTCCATTCGGCCTGCATATCCTCCAGCTCGGCCTCGCGCACCATGGCGTCGATACCGGAACGGAAATGAGCGGAAACCTTGCGGATCTTCCCGATCCACCGGCCCGCCGAGCGCATGGCCATGGGCATATCTTTCGGACCGATGACGACCACCGCGACAATCACGATGATCAGCAACTCGATCGCGCCGATGTCGAACATGAAGAAAGCGTCCTAACGCAGCGCCGCAATGGCGGTTCAGCTGCTCTTTTCGGAATCGCCGGTCGCGGCCGGCGTCTCGACGGGTTCTGCCTTTTTCTCGCTGGCTGTCGGCGCGGGCGACTGGTGGTCGATCCGGTCGGGGGCGCGCGCTTCCTCGTTCATGCCCTGCTTGAAACTTTTGATGCCCTTGCCAAAGTCACCCATCATTTCCGAGATGCGCCCGCGCCCGAACAGCACGAGGATCACGATGGCGACGATCAGCAATTGCCAGGGTCCAACATTCATTTGAAATTCTCACAAACACGGGGGTTACCAAACCTGTTTAGGCCGATTCATCGCCTTTATCCAGTAAGGCGTGTGCATCATGTCCTTCAGGCGGATTCTCTCGAGGTTCTTCCCCCGAACGCTCGGTCATCTCGCGCTCCAGCGCTTCCTCGACCGGTTCCAGCAGGCCCGCGGCCCGCAATTCGGCAAGGCCGGGCAGGTCGCGGCGGGTGGCAAGGCCGAAATGGGTGAGGAAATCGGGCGTGGTGGCATAGATCACGGGCCGCCCCGGCACTTCGCGCCGACCGGCGGCGCGGACCCAGCCCGCTTCCATCAAAACGTCCAGCGTGCCCTTGGCCGTCTGCACGCCGCGGATCGATTCGATCTCGGCACGGCTGACAGGTTCGTGATAGGCGATGATCGCAAGGCATTCGGTCGCCGCGCGCGACAGACGCTTCACGTCCTCCCGCTCGCGCCTCAACAAATGGGCAAGGTCAGGCGCGGTCTGCAAGTGCCAGCGGGGTCCGCGCTTGACCAGTTCCACTCCGCGCCCGTCGTAATGGCCGGCAAG
Coding sequences:
- a CDS encoding amidohydrolase: MTAPAMSAKRLFATVTALITATLPAAALADTLIENVDGIRVERDGTVERFTAMLIDDDGRVAKLYQRRDKLPKEVDYKLDGDGRVLIPSFIDSHLHLTDTGLAAMILDLSDTASLAEAQEKIADYAARYPNRGWIIGRGWNQEKWGLGRFPTASDLDAAVSDRPVWLMRADGHAGWANSAAMAAAGVTAKTVDPEGGRIIRDAAKAPSGVFVDNAMGAIAALVPEPRPEERDIALDKAQQLLLAHGITAVADMGTTIDDWQALRRSGDAGRLRIRVMGYAGGIEQMVTIAGAEPTPWLYGDRLFLGGVKLYLDGALGSRGAWLLADYADAPGERGLPLKNGTQLRNMMSRAAMAGFQPAVHAIGDAANREVLDSILELNETYTGDRRWRVEHAQIVDPIDLPRFAQLGAVASVQPVHQTSDRQMAEARLGPDRLQGAYAWRTLIDSGGAVAFGSDSPVEPVDVWAGIAAAVTRQDADSQPFGGWMPQERISREQALAGFTSGAAWAGKADGRFGSLAPGEWADFLFISADPLLAAEGELRTIAVEETWIAGRRAYRRD
- the tatC gene encoding twin-arginine translocase subunit TatC; the encoded protein is MKPVFRISDLDETESPLLDHLIELRNRLLRCLLTLVVAFAICLPFADDIFAILVRPLTQAFPDGQGRLIYTKLYEAFFVELKVAVFAAFFLSFPIIANQLWQFVAPGLYAKEKKAFLPFLFATPILFSAGAALAYFVVMPNAFRWFIGFQGDAGGLQIEALPGTGDYLALVMQFILAFGISFLLPVLLMLLNRAGIVSRASLAKARRYVIVGIVALAAIITPPDPGSQLVLALPLYLLFEGSLFLMRITERRQAREAAKAADAPKGESAEA
- the tatB gene encoding Sec-independent protein translocase protein TatB, which produces MFDIGAIELLIIVIVAVVVIGPKDMPMAMRSAGRWIGKIRKVSAHFRSGIDAMVREAELEDMQAEWNKRNAEIMAKHPEAVRPAHDGEAPALPEPEVEGAEQAPADPQMEPVAEPAAPVDGTISGAEAAKPANNGADR
- the tatA gene encoding twin-arginine translocase TatA/TatE family subunit yields the protein MNVGPWQLLIVAIVILVLFGRGRISEMMGDFGKGIKSFKQGMNEEARAPDRIDHQSPAPTASEKKAEPVETPAATGDSEKSS
- the scpB gene encoding SMC-Scp complex subunit ScpB — translated: MSGDAPDRNPDDLVRAVEAVLFAAQEPMTAVEIGDHLGGADVREALAELAGHYDGRGVELVKRGPRWHLQTAPDLAHLLRREREDVKRLSRAATECLAIIAYHEPVSRAEIESIRGVQTAKGTLDVLMEAGWVRAAGRREVPGRPVIYATTPDFLTHFGLATRRDLPGLAELRAAGLLEPVEEALEREMTERSGEEPRENPPEGHDAHALLDKGDESA